A DNA window from Polyodon spathula isolate WHYD16114869_AA chromosome 18, ASM1765450v1, whole genome shotgun sequence contains the following coding sequences:
- the LOC121330507 gene encoding meteorin-like, with the protein MLSGSGCTLWIVLLSHLETSYSSYSDDQCSWMGSGLSQQPGSVEQISLHCAEGSLDWLYPKGALRLSLSPRLPSGAVGPGGAGRSSGLITACIKPEETFRGAQIYLERDGILELLVGDRPDSPRPPRVRCFSRPPGEKVALFLQATPHQDISRRIAAFRYELRGDWNARLSLDSNTVHHEGACRPCNDTEILMAVCTSDFVVRGNIRSVLHDEDLQVSVIKVSVSWVYRQKYSLFPIGGHLTKAGEIRTLLQCGVKPGAGSFLFTGRVHFGEAWLGCAPRYKDFRRAYEEARNTHEIPCEVASD; encoded by the exons ATGCTTTCTGGGTCTGGCTGTACCTTGTGGATTGTGTTGCTGTCACACTTGGAAACCTCCTACTCGAGCTACTCAGACGATCAGTGCAGCTGGATGGGGAG TGGGCTGTCCCAGCAGCCAGGCAGCGTGGAGCAGATCTCCCTCCACTGTGCCGAGGGTTCCCTGGACTGGCTGTACCCCAAGGGGGCGCTGCGGCTCAGCCTGTCCCCCAGACTCCCCTCGGGAGCGGTGGGGCCGGGGGGTGCGGGCCGGAGCTCTGGACTCATCACTGCCTGCATCAAGCCAGAGGAGACATTCCGGGGGGCGCAGATCTACCTGGAGCGGGACGGGATCCTGGAGCTGCTTGTGGGAGATCGGCCTGACTCCCCTCGGCCCCCCCGAGTGCGCTGCTTCAGCCGGCCACCTGGAGAGAAGGTGGCTCTGTTCCTGCAGGCCACCCCTCACCAAGACATTAGCCGCAGGATCGCAGCCTTCCGATACGAGCTGCGCGGGGACTGGAACGCACGGCTGTCTCTCGACTCCAATACCGTCCACCACGAAG GAGCCTGCAGACCCTGCAATGACACAGAGATCCTGATGGCTGTCTGCACCAGTGATTTTG TGGTTCGAGGGAACATTCGCTCGGTGTTGCATGACGAGGACCTGCAAGTGTCTGTGATCAAAGTGAGCGTGTCGTGGGTATACCGGCAGAAGTACTCCCTTTTCCCCATCGGGGGGCATTTGACAAAGGCCGGGGAGATCCGGACCCTGCTGCAATGCGGTGTCAAGCCTGGAGCTGGCAGTTTTCTCTTCACCGGGAGAGTGCACTTCGGGGAGGCATGGCTGGGCTGCGCTCCCAGGTACAAGGACTTCCGCAGGGCCTACGAGGAGGCCCGGAACACACATGAGATCCCCTGTGAAGTGGCCTCTGACTGA